In a single window of the Bacteroides acidifaciens genome:
- a CDS encoding BT_3928 family protein: MKDKNLHIIQGVVANTGRFLLAASFIFSGFVKAVDPLGFQYKIQDYLTAFGMASWFPSFFPLLGGITLSAIEFFVGISLFFGTRRTLASSLALMLMIVMTPLTLYLAIFDPVSDCGCFGDAWILTNWETFGKNVILLLAAIAAFRYRTMLIRFISVKMEWLVSSYTLFFVFSLSFYCLDRLPVLDFRPYKIGKNIPEGMTMPEGAKPSVYESIFILEKNGEKKEFTLDNYPDSTWTFVDTRTKLKEKGYEPPIHDFSMMDLRTGDDITEEVLTDMGYTFLLVAHRIEEADDSNIDLINEIYDYSVEHGYKFYCLTSSPEEQIELWKDKTGAEYPFCQMDDITLKTMVRSNPGLMLIKNGTILNKWSDEDIPDEYVLTDKLENLPLGQKKMVSDVHTVGYVLLWFIIPLLLVSGVDVLVVRRRERKSVK; the protein is encoded by the coding sequence TTGAAGGATAAGAACCTACATATCATTCAGGGAGTAGTAGCAAATACCGGTCGCTTTCTTTTAGCGGCTTCGTTTATTTTCTCCGGGTTTGTGAAGGCAGTTGATCCGCTGGGTTTCCAGTACAAGATACAGGATTATCTGACAGCATTCGGCATGGCTTCCTGGTTTCCTTCATTTTTCCCTCTGTTGGGGGGCATTACGCTATCCGCCATTGAGTTTTTTGTCGGCATCTCCCTGTTCTTTGGTACGCGGAGAACACTTGCCTCTTCATTGGCGTTGATGCTGATGATTGTCATGACACCGTTGACTCTGTATCTTGCAATCTTCGATCCGGTTTCAGACTGCGGTTGTTTCGGTGATGCCTGGATATTGACGAATTGGGAAACATTCGGTAAGAACGTCATACTGTTGCTTGCAGCAATCGCAGCATTCCGTTACAGAACGATGCTGATTCGCTTTATCAGTGTGAAAATGGAATGGCTGGTTTCCTCATATACACTCTTCTTTGTATTTTCCCTGTCATTCTATTGCTTGGACCGTTTGCCTGTTTTAGACTTTCGCCCCTACAAGATAGGAAAGAATATTCCGGAGGGAATGACAATGCCCGAAGGGGCAAAACCAAGTGTATATGAAAGTATCTTTATCTTAGAGAAGAATGGGGAAAAGAAAGAGTTTACGCTGGATAACTATCCGGACAGTACGTGGACATTTGTCGACACACGTACCAAACTCAAAGAAAAAGGCTATGAACCGCCTATCCATGATTTCTCTATGATGGACCTGCGTACGGGAGACGATATAACGGAAGAGGTATTGACTGATATGGGATATACTTTCCTGTTGGTTGCTCATCGGATTGAAGAAGCGGACGACAGTAATATCGACTTGATTAACGAAATATATGATTACTCGGTGGAACATGGTTATAAGTTCTATTGCCTGACTTCATCACCTGAGGAACAGATAGAACTGTGGAAGGATAAGACCGGAGCGGAATATCCTTTTTGCCAGATGGATGATATAACGTTGAAGACGATGGTACGCTCCAACCCGGGATTGATGTTGATAAAGAACGGGACGATTCTGAATAAATGGAGTGACGAGGATATACCGGATGAATATGTGCTGACCGACAAACTGGAAAATCTGCCGTTGGGACAGAAGAAGATGGTGAGCGACGTCCACACCGTGGGATATGTATTGTTGTGGTTCATCATTCCATTGCTGTTGGTATCGGGAGTGGATGTCCTGGTCGTTCGTCGCAGAGAACGGAAATCCGTTAAATAG
- the tpiA gene encoding triose-phosphate isomerase, with protein MRKNIVAGNWKMNKTLQEGIALAKELNEALANEKPNCDVIICTPFIHLASVTPLVDAAKIGVGAENCADKVSGAYTGEVSAEMVASTGAKYVILGHSERRAYYGETVAILEEKVKLALANGLTPIFCIGEVLEEREANKQNEVVAAQMESVFSLSAEDFSKIVLAYEPVWAIGTGKTASPEQAQEIHAFIRSIVADKYGKEIADNTSILYGGSCKPSNAKELFANPDVDGGLIGGAALKVSDFKGIIDAFNA; from the coding sequence ATGAGAAAGAACATTGTTGCAGGAAACTGGAAAATGAACAAAACCCTTCAAGAGGGTATCGCTTTGGCTAAAGAATTGAACGAAGCATTGGCTAACGAAAAGCCTAACTGTGATGTAATCATCTGTACTCCGTTTATCCACTTGGCTTCTGTTACTCCGTTGGTAGACGCTGCTAAGATCGGTGTAGGTGCTGAAAACTGTGCTGATAAAGTATCAGGCGCATATACAGGTGAAGTTTCTGCAGAGATGGTTGCTTCTACCGGTGCGAAATATGTCATCCTGGGTCACTCTGAACGTCGTGCTTACTACGGCGAAACAGTTGCTATCCTCGAAGAAAAAGTAAAATTGGCTTTGGCTAACGGCCTGACTCCGATTTTCTGTATCGGTGAAGTATTGGAAGAACGCGAAGCTAACAAGCAGAATGAAGTGGTAGCTGCTCAGATGGAATCTGTATTCTCTCTGTCTGCTGAAGACTTCTCTAAGATTGTATTGGCTTACGAGCCGGTTTGGGCTATTGGTACAGGAAAAACTGCTTCTCCTGAACAAGCTCAGGAAATCCACGCTTTCATCCGTTCAATCGTAGCTGACAAGTATGGTAAAGAAATCGCAGACAATACTTCTATCCTTTATGGTGGTAGCTGCAAGCCTTCTAACGCTAAAGAACTGTTTGCTAATCCGGACGTTGACGGTGGTTTGATTGGCGGTGCTGCTCTGAAAGTATCTGATTTCAAAGGTATCATTGATGCATTTAACGCATAA
- a CDS encoding SPOR domain-containing protein → MRKLALLTLLLVLAGVGVQAQNIVKSLERTVPGQGKVTIHQDPRIGALIGVERPATGEHKVIKASGYRIQAYAGNNTRQAKNDAYHVASRIKEHFPELPIYTSFTPPRWLCRVGDFRSIEEADAMMRRLKATGVFKEVSIVRDQINIPL, encoded by the coding sequence ATGAGAAAACTAGCTTTACTTACTTTATTGTTGGTTTTGGCAGGTGTCGGCGTACAAGCACAGAACATTGTCAAAAGCTTGGAACGTACAGTGCCGGGACAGGGGAAAGTGACTATTCATCAAGACCCCCGTATTGGAGCTCTGATTGGTGTGGAGCGTCCTGCGACAGGTGAACATAAAGTAATAAAGGCTTCCGGATACAGGATACAGGCGTATGCGGGTAATAATACCCGTCAGGCGAAGAATGATGCCTATCATGTGGCTTCACGTATCAAAGAGCATTTTCCGGAATTGCCGATATATACTTCCTTCACTCCGCCCCGTTGGCTTTGCCGTGTGGGTGATTTCCGGAGCATTGAAGAAGCGGACGCAATGATGCGTCGGTTGAAAGCTACCGGTGTGTTTAAAGAGGTTTCTATTGTAAGAGACCAGATAAATATCCCTTTATAA
- the folE gene encoding GTP cyclohydrolase I FolE: MLGKEEIISPNLEELKSHYHSIITLLGEDAEREGLLKTPERVAKAMLSLTKGYHMDPHEVLRSAKFQEEYSQMVIVKDIDFFSLCEHHMLPFYGKAHVAYIPNGYITGLSKIARVVDIFSHRLQVQERMTLQIKECIQETLNPLGVMVVVEAKHMCMQMRGVEKQNSITTTSDFTGAFNQAKTREEFMNLIQHGTL, from the coding sequence ATGTTAGGAAAAGAAGAAATTATCTCTCCGAATTTGGAAGAGTTGAAAAGTCATTATCACAGTATTATAACTTTGTTGGGTGAGGATGCCGAACGGGAAGGATTGTTGAAAACCCCCGAACGAGTGGCGAAAGCGATGTTGAGTCTGACAAAGGGTTATCATATGGATCCTCACGAAGTGCTTCGGTCTGCTAAATTTCAGGAAGAATATAGCCAGATGGTGATTGTGAAGGACATTGATTTCTTCTCTCTTTGCGAACATCACATGCTGCCGTTCTACGGAAAGGCGCACGTGGCTTATATCCCTAACGGCTATATCACCGGGTTAAGTAAGATTGCCCGTGTAGTCGATATTTTCTCTCACCGTCTGCAAGTGCAGGAACGCATGACGCTGCAAATCAAAGAATGTATTCAGGAAACATTGAATCCATTAGGAGTAATGGTTGTAGTGGAAGCAAAGCATATGTGCATGCAAATGCGCGGTGTGGAAAAACAAAACTCCATTACTACTACTTCAGACTTTACAGGCGCTTTCAATCAGGCAAAGACACGTGAGGAGTTTATGAATCTGATTCAACACGGAACTTTGTAG
- the dnaG gene encoding DNA primase: MIDQVTIDRILDAAQIMDVVSDFVTLRKRGVNYVGLCPFHSDKTPSFYVSPAKGLCKCFACGKGGNAVHFIMEHEQMSYPEALKYLAKKYNIEIKERELSDEEKFVQSERESLFIVNNFARDYFQNILKNHIDGRSIGMAYFRNRGFRDDIIEKFQLGYCTDSHDAFSKEALQKGYKKEYLVKTGLCYETDDHRLRDRFWGRVIFPVHTLSGKVVAFGGRVLASATKGVKVKYVNSPESEIYHKSNELYGIYFAKQAIVKQDRCFLVEGYTDVISMHQSGIENVVASSGTALTPGQIRMIHRFTNNMTVLYDGDAAGIKASIRGIDMLLEEGMNIKVCLLPDGDDPDSFARKHNSTEFQAFISEHETDFIRFKTNLLLEDAGKDPIKRAELIGNLVQSISVIPEAIVRDVYIKECAQLLHVEDKLLVSEVAKRRETQAEKRAEQTERDRRIAQRTASMAQQGQQGEANGNVPMPDGDVPLPPEVADAGYTETPFPPQEDNYASFIPQEGKEGQEFYKFERLILQAVVRHGEKVMCNLTDEEGNEIPVTVIEYIINDLKEDDLAFHNPLHRQMLSEAAAHMHDPNFIAERYFLAHPDPIISKLSVDLINVRYQLSKYHSKSQKIVTDEERLYELVPTLMINFKYAIVTEELKHMLYALQDPALAHDNEKCNSLMQRYNELRTVQNIMAKRLGDRVVLR, from the coding sequence ATGATAGATCAAGTTACCATCGACCGGATATTGGACGCGGCACAGATTATGGATGTCGTCTCGGACTTTGTCACCCTGCGCAAGCGCGGTGTCAACTACGTCGGCTTGTGTCCATTCCATAGTGACAAGACACCTTCTTTTTACGTTTCGCCTGCCAAAGGGCTTTGCAAATGCTTCGCCTGCGGCAAAGGTGGAAACGCAGTGCACTTTATCATGGAGCACGAGCAGATGTCTTATCCCGAAGCACTGAAATACCTTGCCAAGAAATACAATATTGAAATCAAGGAACGAGAGCTGAGCGATGAAGAGAAGTTTGTGCAGAGTGAACGCGAAAGTCTGTTTATTGTCAATAACTTCGCACGCGACTACTTTCAGAACATACTGAAAAATCATATAGACGGACGCAGCATCGGTATGGCCTACTTCCGCAACCGTGGTTTCCGGGATGATATTATCGAGAAATTCCAATTAGGATACTGTACCGACAGCCATGATGCTTTCTCCAAAGAAGCGTTACAGAAAGGATATAAGAAAGAGTATTTAGTCAAAACCGGACTTTGCTATGAGACAGACGACCACCGTTTGCGGGATCGTTTTTGGGGACGTGTCATTTTCCCTGTGCATACTCTTTCCGGCAAAGTCGTGGCTTTTGGCGGACGTGTGCTTGCCAGTGCCACCAAAGGCGTAAAAGTCAAATATGTCAACTCTCCAGAATCGGAGATTTACCATAAGAGTAACGAATTATACGGTATCTACTTCGCCAAACAGGCGATTGTGAAACAAGACCGTTGTTTTTTGGTCGAGGGCTATACGGATGTTATTTCCATGCATCAATCCGGTATAGAAAACGTGGTAGCTTCTTCGGGAACGGCTCTTACACCGGGACAAATCCGTATGATTCACCGGTTCACCAATAATATGACTGTGCTCTATGACGGTGACGCTGCAGGTATAAAAGCTTCTATCCGAGGCATTGATATGCTGCTTGAAGAAGGCATGAATATCAAAGTTTGTCTGCTGCCCGATGGCGACGACCCGGACTCTTTTGCCCGCAAACATAACTCTACGGAATTCCAAGCCTTCATATCGGAGCATGAGACGGACTTTATCCGCTTCAAGACCAACTTGCTGCTGGAAGATGCCGGAAAAGATCCTATCAAACGGGCAGAGTTGATCGGCAACTTGGTACAAAGCATCTCCGTCATACCGGAAGCGATTGTACGGGATGTCTATATCAAAGAATGTGCCCAACTATTGCATGTAGAAGACAAATTGCTGGTATCGGAAGTTGCCAAAAGACGGGAAACACAAGCGGAGAAACGGGCTGAACAGACTGAACGCGACCGCCGGATTGCCCAAAGAACGGCTTCAATGGCCCAACAAGGTCAGCAAGGCGAAGCAAATGGAAATGTCCCCATGCCTGATGGTGATGTTCCATTGCCACCGGAGGTTGCTGATGCCGGATATACAGAAACGCCTTTTCCGCCACAAGAAGATAACTATGCTTCATTTATTCCACAGGAAGGAAAAGAGGGACAAGAGTTCTATAAATTCGAACGACTGATATTGCAGGCTGTAGTCCGTCATGGTGAGAAAGTCATGTGCAACTTGACTGACGAAGAGGGTAATGAAATCCCTGTGACCGTCATAGAATATATTATCAATGACTTGAAGGAAGATGATTTGGCTTTCCATAACCCGTTGCACCGCCAAATGTTGTCGGAAGCTGCCGCACATATGCATGATCCCAATTTCATTGCAGAACGCTATTTTCTGGCGCATCCCGATCCGATTATCAGCAAACTGAGCGTGGACTTAATTAATGTACGTTATCAACTTAGCAAATATCATTCCAAGTCACAGAAGATTGTGACAGATGAAGAACGGCTTTACGAACTGGTTCCGACGCTGATGATTAACTTCAAATACGCAATCGTAACGGAAGAGTTAAAGCATATGCTCTATGCTTTACAAGACCCCGCCCTTGCCCATGATAATGAGAAGTGCAATTCGTTAATGCAACGCTATAATGAACTGAGAACAGTACAAAACATTATGGCAAAACGATTAGGGGATAGGGTTGTACTGCGATAA
- a CDS encoding prephenate dehydrogenase codes for MRILILGAGKMGSFFTDILSFQHETAVYDVNPHQLRFVYNTYRFTTLEEIKEFEPELVINAVTVKYTLDAFRKVLPVLPKDCIISDIASVKTGLKKFYEESGFRYVSSHPMFGPTFASLSNLSSENAIIISEGDHLGKIFFKDLYQTLRLNIFEYTFDEHDETVAYSLSIPFVSTFVFAAVMKHQEAPGTTFKKHMAIAKGLLSEDDYLLQEILFNPRTPGQVANIRTELKNLLEIIENKDAEGMKKYLTKIREKIK; via the coding sequence ATGAGAATATTAATCCTTGGAGCCGGAAAAATGGGCTCCTTCTTTACTGATATTTTGAGCTTTCAACATGAGACGGCCGTGTATGACGTCAACCCGCACCAATTGCGTTTTGTCTACAACACGTATCGTTTCACTACATTAGAGGAGATTAAGGAATTCGAACCGGAACTGGTTATCAATGCCGTTACAGTAAAGTACACGTTGGATGCTTTCCGCAAAGTATTGCCCGTACTGCCCAAAGACTGTATCATTAGTGACATTGCCTCTGTAAAAACAGGACTGAAGAAGTTCTATGAAGAAAGTGGCTTCCGTTATGTTTCCAGCCACCCGATGTTTGGCCCTACTTTCGCCAGTCTCAGCAACCTGAGCAGCGAAAATGCAATCATCATCAGTGAAGGCGACCATTTGGGAAAGATATTCTTCAAAGACCTCTATCAGACGCTGAGACTGAATATCTTCGAATATACGTTTGACGAACACGACGAGACAGTGGCCTACTCACTCTCCATCCCATTCGTCTCGACTTTCGTATTCGCTGCCGTAATGAAACATCAGGAAGCTCCGGGAACTACGTTCAAGAAACATATGGCTATCGCCAAAGGTCTGCTGAGTGAGGACGACTACCTGCTTCAGGAAATCCTGTTCAATCCACGTACTCCGGGACAAGTGGCCAATATCCGTACCGAGCTGAAAAACCTTCTCGAAATCATCGAGAATAAGGACGCGGAAGGGATGAAAAAGTATCTGACGAAGATTCGGGAGAAGATTAAATAA
- a CDS encoding bifunctional 3-deoxy-7-phosphoheptulonate synthase/chorismate mutase type II, whose product MELESILLPGIEAKRPIVIAGPCSAETEEQVMDTAKQLAAKGQKIFRAGIWKPRTKPGGFEGVGVEGLAWLKEVKKETGMYVSTEVATAKHVYECLKAGIDILWVGARTTANPFAVQEIADALKGVDIPVLVKNPVNPDLELWIGALERINNAGLKRLGAIHRGFSSYDKKIYRNLPQWHIPIELRRRIPELPIFCDPSHIGGKRELVAPLCQQAMDLNFDGLIVESHCNPDCAWSDASQQVTPDVLDYILNLLVIRTETQSTESLSLLRKQIDECDDNIIQELAKRMRVAREIGTFKKEHNITILQAGRYNEILEKRGMQGEQCGMDAEFMKKIFEAIHEESVRQQMEIINK is encoded by the coding sequence ATGGAACTCGAATCAATTTTATTACCGGGCATTGAAGCTAAAAGACCGATTGTCATTGCCGGCCCGTGTAGTGCAGAGACTGAAGAACAAGTGATGGATACAGCCAAGCAATTGGCAGCTAAAGGACAAAAGATATTCCGCGCAGGAATCTGGAAACCGCGTACCAAACCGGGTGGTTTCGAAGGAGTCGGCGTAGAGGGTCTTGCCTGGCTGAAAGAGGTGAAGAAAGAAACGGGAATGTATGTTTCTACCGAAGTGGCAACAGCCAAGCACGTTTACGAATGTCTGAAGGCCGGAATTGATATTCTTTGGGTAGGTGCACGTACCACAGCCAATCCTTTCGCCGTACAGGAAATAGCTGACGCACTGAAAGGTGTTGACATCCCTGTATTGGTTAAGAATCCTGTTAATCCGGATCTTGAACTATGGATTGGAGCTTTGGAACGTATCAACAACGCAGGCTTGAAACGATTGGGTGCTATCCACCGCGGTTTCAGCAGCTACGATAAGAAGATTTACCGTAATCTTCCTCAATGGCATATTCCTATCGAACTACGCCGCCGTATCCCCGAACTGCCTATTTTCTGTGACCCGAGCCATATCGGTGGCAAACGTGAACTGGTAGCTCCGCTTTGCCAGCAAGCAATGGACTTGAACTTCGACGGTCTGATTGTAGAAAGCCACTGCAACCCGGATTGTGCTTGGAGCGATGCTTCGCAACAGGTTACTCCCGATGTACTCGACTATATCCTCAATTTGCTGGTTATCCGTACCGAAACTCAATCTACAGAAAGCCTGAGCCTGTTGCGTAAACAGATTGACGAATGTGACGACAACATCATCCAAGAACTTGCCAAGAGAATGCGTGTCGCCCGCGAAATCGGAACATTCAAGAAAGAGCACAACATCACTATACTACAAGCCGGACGCTACAATGAAATTCTCGAGAAACGCGGAATGCAGGGAGAGCAATGTGGTATGGATGCAGAGTTTATGAAGAAAATCTTCGAAGCTATCCACGAAGAATCTGTTCGTCAGCAGATGGAAATTATCAATAAGTAG
- a CDS encoding pyridoxal phosphate-dependent aminotransferase, with protein MQKENQTYKIAPAHRLASVSEYYFSKKLKEVAQMNAEGKDVISLGIGSPDMPPSEKTIETLCNNAHDPNGHGYQPYVGIPELRKGFAAWYQRWYGVELNPNTEIQPLIGSKEGILHVTLAFVNPGEQVLVPNPGYPTYTSLSKILGAEVINYDLKEEDGWMPDFEALENMDLSRVKLMWTNYPNMPTGANATPELYERLVNFARRKNIVIVNDNPYSFILNEKPISILSVPGAKECCIEFNSMSKSHNMPGWRIGMLASNAEFVQWILKVKSNIDSGMFRAMQLAAATALEAEADWYEGNNENYRNRRHLAGEIMRTLGCTYDEKQVGMFLWGKIPASCKDVEELTEKVLHEARVFITPGFIFGSNGARYIRISLCCKDAKLAEALERIKRL; from the coding sequence ATGCAGAAGGAAAATCAAACGTATAAAATCGCTCCTGCCCACAGACTGGCAAGTGTAAGCGAATACTACTTCTCAAAGAAGCTGAAAGAGGTAGCACAGATGAATGCGGAAGGAAAAGACGTTATCAGTCTGGGTATCGGCAGTCCCGATATGCCGCCTTCGGAAAAGACCATCGAAACATTGTGCAACAATGCCCACGACCCAAACGGACACGGTTATCAGCCGTATGTGGGTATCCCCGAACTCCGCAAAGGTTTCGCTGCCTGGTATCAACGCTGGTACGGAGTGGAACTGAATCCGAATACGGAGATACAGCCGTTGATTGGCTCGAAAGAGGGTATTCTTCATGTCACACTGGCTTTTGTCAATCCGGGCGAACAGGTATTGGTTCCGAATCCGGGGTACCCTACTTATACTTCCTTGAGCAAGATACTCGGTGCGGAAGTCATCAATTATGATTTGAAAGAGGAAGACGGCTGGATGCCCGACTTTGAAGCACTGGAGAATATGGATTTAAGCCGCGTGAAATTGATGTGGACGAACTATCCGAATATGCCGACAGGCGCAAACGCAACTCCCGAACTGTATGAACGTCTCGTTAACTTTGCCCGCCGGAAGAATATTGTGATTGTGAATGATAATCCGTACAGCTTTATCCTGAACGAAAAGCCGATCAGTATTCTGAGTGTGCCGGGAGCCAAAGAATGTTGCATCGAATTCAATTCCATGAGCAAGAGCCACAATATGCCGGGCTGGCGTATCGGAATGTTAGCTTCGAACGCTGAATTTGTACAATGGATACTGAAAGTAAAAAGCAACATCGACAGCGGAATGTTCCGTGCCATGCAACTGGCAGCCGCAACAGCTCTGGAAGCAGAAGCAGACTGGTATGAAGGCAATAACGAAAACTACCGCAACCGTCGTCACCTCGCTGGTGAGATTATGAGAACATTGGGATGCACCTACGACGAAAAGCAAGTAGGAATGTTCCTTTGGGGGAAAATTCCCGCATCCTGCAAGGATGTAGAGGAACTGACGGAAAAAGTACTGCATGAAGCAAGAGTGTTCATCACTCCGGGATTTATTTTCGGCAGTAACGGAGCGAGATATATCCGTATCTCCCTCTGTTGCAAGGATGCAAAACTAGCAGAAGCACTGGAAAGAATCAAAAGGCTCTGA
- a CDS encoding prephenate dehydratase, with amino-acid sequence MKKIAIQGTLGSYHDIAAHKYFEGEEIELICCASFEDVFTSIRKDSQVIGMLAIENTIAGSLLHNNELLRQSGTQIIGEYKLRISHSFVCLPDESWEDLTEVNSHPIALMQCRDFLNQHPQLKVVEGEDTARSAEAIKNGNLKGHAAICSKAAAERYGMKVLQEGIETNKHNFTRFLVVADPWQVDELRQHHANATNKASMVFTLPHTEGSLSQVLSILSFYNINLTKIQSLPIIGREWEYQFYVDVAFNDYLRYKQSIAAITPLTKELKLLGEYAEGKSNV; translated from the coding sequence ATGAAAAAGATAGCAATTCAAGGAACACTCGGCTCATATCATGATATCGCCGCACACAAGTACTTCGAGGGAGAAGAAATAGAGTTAATCTGTTGTGCCAGCTTCGAAGACGTGTTTACTTCGATACGTAAGGACAGCCAGGTTATCGGAATGCTAGCCATCGAGAATACGATTGCAGGCAGCTTGCTGCACAACAATGAGTTGCTGAGACAAAGCGGCACGCAGATTATCGGTGAATACAAACTGCGTATCTCGCACAGCTTCGTCTGCCTGCCCGATGAAAGTTGGGAAGACCTGACGGAAGTCAACTCCCACCCTATCGCTTTGATGCAGTGCCGTGATTTCCTGAACCAGCATCCGCAACTGAAAGTGGTGGAAGGTGAAGACACGGCACGCAGCGCAGAAGCTATCAAGAACGGAAATCTGAAAGGACACGCCGCTATCTGCTCCAAAGCGGCTGCCGAACGCTATGGAATGAAAGTCCTGCAAGAAGGCATCGAAACAAATAAGCATAACTTCACCCGTTTTCTAGTCGTTGCAGACCCTTGGCAGGTGGACGAGCTTCGCCAGCATCATGCCAACGCAACCAACAAGGCGAGTATGGTATTCACTCTACCGCATACGGAAGGCAGTCTGTCACAAGTATTGTCTATCCTGTCTTTTTATAATATCAACCTGACCAAGATACAATCGCTGCCGATTATCGGACGTGAATGGGAATACCAGTTTTACGTAGACGTAGCTTTCAACGATTATCTGAGATATAAGCAATCCATTGCAGCAATCACTCCATTAACCAAAGAACTTAAATTATTAGGCGAATATGCAGAAGGAAAATCAAACGTATAA
- a CDS encoding tetratricopeptide repeat protein translates to MPNFFKSFFSGKSETPESEKQKNDQKRFEIFKYDGLRAQRMGRPDYAVKCFTEALAIEEEFETMGYLSQLYIQMGDTEKARELLEKMAAMEPHITNTFLTLANVCFVLEDYQAMEEAANKAIAIEEGNAVAHYLLGKARQGQNDDLMTIAHLTKAITLKDDFIEARLLRAEALLKLRQYNEMMEDIDAVLAQNPEEETAILLRGKVKEANGQAEEAEADYQLVTEINPFNEQAYLYLGQLYINQKKLTEAIALFDEAIELNPNFAEAYKERGRAKLLNGDKDGSVEDMKKSLELNPKEEAGLNGEFKNLGAKTEALPGIF, encoded by the coding sequence ATGCCGAACTTTTTTAAATCTTTCTTCTCCGGAAAATCTGAAACTCCGGAAAGCGAAAAGCAAAAAAACGACCAGAAAAGATTCGAGATTTTCAAATATGACGGTCTGCGTGCACAACGCATGGGACGTCCGGATTATGCCGTAAAATGTTTCACTGAAGCTCTTGCCATCGAGGAAGAGTTCGAAACAATGGGATATCTCAGCCAACTCTACATCCAAATGGGAGACACGGAAAAAGCACGCGAACTGTTGGAGAAAATGGCTGCAATGGAACCGCACATCACCAACACTTTCCTGACATTGGCAAATGTATGCTTTGTCCTGGAAGATTATCAAGCGATGGAAGAGGCTGCCAATAAGGCGATTGCCATCGAAGAAGGAAATGCTGTAGCACATTATCTGTTGGGAAAAGCCCGTCAGGGACAGAATGACGACCTGATGACCATCGCCCATCTCACGAAAGCCATCACATTGAAGGATGATTTTATCGAAGCCCGCCTGCTGCGTGCAGAAGCTCTCCTAAAGCTGAGACAGTACAACGAAATGATGGAAGACATAGACGCCGTACTTGCCCAAAACCCGGAAGAAGAAACTGCCATACTCCTGCGTGGAAAAGTGAAAGAAGCGAACGGACAGGCCGAAGAAGCGGAAGCGGACTACCAGCTTGTTACGGAAATAAACCCTTTCAACGAACAGGCATATCTTTATCTGGGCCAACTTTATATCAACCAAAAGAAACTGACGGAAGCCATCGCCCTGTTTGATGAGGCTATCGAACTGAATCCTAATTTCGCGGAAGCCTACAAGGAGCGCGGACGTGCCAAACTGTTGAATGGAGATAAAGACGGCTCCGTGGAAGACATGAAGAAGTCACTGGAACTGAATCCGAAAGAAGAGGCCGGGCTGAACGGAGAATTCAAGAACCTTGGAGCGAAAACGGAAGCACTGCCGGGTATCTTCTAA